One Festucalex cinctus isolate MCC-2025b chromosome 3, RoL_Fcin_1.0, whole genome shotgun sequence DNA window includes the following coding sequences:
- the cep41 gene encoding centrosomal protein of 41 kDa, whose product MSLYRGIGGDQYMRKQIPKNAKYQHIKTKLDTGVSITKYLERLEEIKQHYKFNKGEIFKRFKVTTFAELVLQVASVSDLQEYVSGDHNLHDDGSGDSMMVAKPELLEGQVNGSVETSEPKDAAQDQEHSQPMRSTLLSVINGVGELNMNGDKAKDMEEEDPDAEKPYPDCPYLLLDVRERELYDQCHIISAHSFPIASLSRCMNPYTKEVLEYKNAQGKIIIVYDEDERIASQAATSMCQRGFENLFLLSGGLKVIAQKFPEGMTIGALPASCLPAAAPSKWKKCAPPPPPPPMTQPAPQRWRFTPDELARIEGQLENVAMMGSSRTSSRLSTCSSLPKVSSSRSSRMTSSASSVSSRDNGRVQRPWK is encoded by the exons ATGTCGCTCTACAGGGGTATCGGCGGCGATCAG TACATGAGGAAACAGATACCAAAgaacgccaagtatcagcacatcaaaacaaaattggACACAG GAGTTAGCATCACCAAGTATTTGGAGCGCCTGGAGGAGATAAAACAAC actacaAGTTCAACAAAGGAGAAATCTTCAAGCGATTTAAAGTGACAACGTTTGCAGAGTTG GTACTTCAGGTGGCGTCAGTGTCGGACCTGCAGGAATATGTCAGCGGCGATCATAACCTTCATG ATGACGGCAGCGGTGACAGCATGATGGTGGCTAAACCAGAGTTGCTGGAGGGGCAGGTGAACGGCTCGGTGGAGACGTCGGAGCCCAAGGATGCAGCGCAGGATCAGGAACACAGTCAACCCATGAGGTCCACATTGCTAAG CGTCATCAATGGTGTCGGCGAGCTGAATATGAACGGCGACAAGGCAAAGGATATGGAGGAGGAGGATCCGGACGCTGAAAAGCCATACCCGGATTGTCCCTACCTGCTGCTGGACGTGCGCGAGCGCGAGCTCTACGACCAATGCCACATCATCTCTG CTCACAGTTTTCCCATCGCCTCACTGTCACGCTGCATGAATCCTTATACCAAGGAAGTGCTGGAATAT AAAAACGCCCAGGGTAAGATCATCATCGTGTACGACGAGGACGAGCGCATCGCCAGCCAGGCGGCGACCAGCATGTGCCAGCGCGGCTTCGAGAACCTCTTCCTGCTCAGCGGCG GTCTCAAGGTGATCGCTCAGAAGTTCCCCGAGGGCATGACGATAGGCGCCCTGCCCGCCTCCTGCTTGCCCGCCGCCGCTCCGTCCAAGTGGAAGAAGTGCgccccaccgccgccaccgccgccgatGACGCAGCCGGCGCCGCAAAGATGGCGGTTCACCCCTGACGAGCTTGCCAGGATCGAAGGCCAGCTGGAGAACGTCGCCATGATGGGCAGTA gTCGCACGTCCAGCCGCCTGTCCACATGCAGCAGTTTGCCTAAAGTGTCAAGCTCCCGCAGCAGCCGCATGACGTCATCCGCATCCTCGGTGTCCAGCAGGGACAACGGAAGAGTTCAGAGGCCTTGGAAGTGA
- the cpa5 gene encoding carboxypeptidase A5 has product MRVLLVLAALLVAALGKETFEGHQVLRMVAKDEAQLSLLKQMEDMEEYGLDFWMEARDMDTHVDVRVPLGSLEAVKLFLDTNDIEYSIMIEDLQVILDEEQEEMDASARYSEPRNTDSFDFSRYHNINELYKFQDMLVAENPNLVSKLVIGRSYEGRPLNVLKFSTGGSKRPAIWIDTGIHSREWVTQASGAWFAKKIVNDYGRDPALTAILNKMDIFLEIVTNPDGFNYTHTSNRMWRKTRKPNSGTSCVGVDPNRNWDAGFGGPGASSNPCSETYRGPRAHSESEVRSIVDFVKSHGNIKSFVSIHSYSQMLLYPYGYTRTPVRDQAELHALAKKAITDLASLYRTYYRYGSIINTIYQASGGTIDWTYNQGIKYSFTFELRDTGRYGFMLPSNQIVPTARETWLALMAIMNHTSKNLY; this is encoded by the exons ACATCAGGTTCTTCGAATGGTGGCAAAGGATGAAGCGCAGCTGTCTCTTCTGAAGCAAATGGAGGACATGGAGGAGTATGGG CTGGACTTCTGGATGGAGGCGCGCGACATGGACACTCACGTGGACGTCAGAGTTCCCCTCGGGAGTCTGGAGGCCGTCAAACTGTTCCTGGACACCAACGACATTGAATACTCCATCATGATTGAGGACCTGCAG GTGATCCTggacgaggagcaggaggagatGGACGCTTCTGCCCGTTACAGCGAGCCCAGAAACACCGATAGCTTCGACTTCTCCAGATATCACAACATCAATGAG CTGTACAAGTTCCAGGACATGCTGGTGGCCGAGAATCCCAATCTGGTCAGCAAGCTGGTGATTGGTAGAAGCTACGAAGGGCGTCCTCTCAACGTGCTCAAG TTCAGCACGGGTGGAAGCAAGCGTCCCGCCATCTGGATCGACACGGGCATCCACTCTCGTGAATGGGTCACTCAGGCGAGTGGCGCCTGGTTCGCCAAGAAG atcGTCAACGACTACGGCCGTGACCCCGCCCTCACCGCCATCCTCAACAAAATGGACATCTTCCTGGAGATCGTCACCAACCCCGATGGCTTCAACTACACGCATACGAGC AACCGCATGTGGCGTAAGACCAGGAAGCCCAACTCTGGTACCTCTTGTGTGGGTGTGGATCCCAACAGGAACTGGGACGCTGGTTTTGGAG GCCCAGGCGCGAGCAGCAATCCTTGCTCGGAGACGTACCGCGGCCCGCGGGCGCACTCGGAGTCGGAGGTCAGATCCATCGTGGACTTCGTCAAGTCTCACGGCAACATCAAGTCCTTCGTGTCCATCCACTCGTACTCGCAGATGTTGCTGTATCCCTACGGATACACCAGGACGCCCGTCAGGGACCAGGCTGAGCTG CACGCTTTGGCCAAGAAGGCCATCACCGACCTGGCTTCTCTCTACCGCACTTACTACCGATATGGAAGCATCATCAACACCATCT ACCAGGCCAGCGGAGGCACCATCGACTGGACGTACAACCAGGGCATCAAATACTCGTTCACCTTCGAGCTGCGCGACACGGGCCGCTACGGCTTCATGCTGCCCTCCAACCAGATCGTCCCCACGGCCAGAGAGACGTGGCTGGCCCTCATGGCCATCATGAACCACACATCCAAGAACCTCTACTGA